tttcaaaaaatttaaaccaaTAAGAAGAGGTATCAAATCTACCTTGTTCACGGTAGGTTCAACTGGAACATGGTTCTTTGTATCAAAACAATGCAAGTCACATGGTGGCATGACAAGAGCGATTGATTCAACTATTAAAGTATTCTTGTTTATAGAAGTATATACTTTTAAAGTATTCTtgatgcttttattttattttctgatctTAAAGTATTCTtgatctccaaaaaaaaaaaaaaaaaatagagaattgaAAAAGGAGGAGAGAAAACTACAAGTTTCATTGACCGACAATACattgaaaagtgaaaattataataaaagggtacaattttttaaaattatgtttgcatgatttagaaaatttgagataaaattaaaaaaaaaaaaaaaaaaaaaaaattgcataaaattttaatagaatttaatgtttaaaaaattacaatttttccAAACATGTCAATTTTTGTATATTTGAACTGTGTTATATTTTATTGCTATCCCAGAGAATTTGTTCACATCGATTTTTGTggtaattattttcaaatttttaaaattaattataattcgCTTTAAATTGCAGTGAACCcgaaacttttttttctttttttaaggaagTAAACCCGAAACTGAAAGTACAGAAGTGCCTAACCTGGCGTGCGTACAACTCCTTGTGTTGTACGCATCGTTGAACTCACGTCTGTCAGCCTGCGCCAGTCAACATCCCGGTTATCCACCTAACCCGAACCGAAAGGAACGGGTTTCCCCTCCGGCCCTCCCCAACGATATAGACAGAGACCAAGAGTGCCAAATTTGGAGGGAAAATGGACCAACCCGAGAATCTGCCGCCCATCGTATCGGAACGGGTCCTCGTCAACGGCAACATAACGCTGTTGACGCTCACCAGCGATGGCAGGCTGAGGTGGACGGAGAGAGGTCAAAGGAGTTTGACGGTGGAGAAGGACGTGCTCGGTTTCGCGACGGAAGGCCCGAAGATTAGGATCAGAGCGGTCGTGGAGGGTGGAGATAGACTTTGCTTCTTCTGGAGCAGCGCAGCTCCGGTGAGGAAGGACTTCGTGTTCCAGCCCTTGTCCGAGGACTCGCTCACGCTCTGGTGCCAGAAGCTACGTGAATTCATTGACTCGCTTGGTAAATTTCGCGTTTTTTACTGTTTTGCTTGTTGTGCAGCAGGCTTTCAGGTTGTTGTTTCCTGTTGGAACTTTGCATCCTGTTTTGACTGGAGTGTTTGTTTTGAtgagtttggtttataaagtttttagttcattaaaaaaaaaatcgcgtTTTTTCggtttgtgttttgtttggGGGATGGGAAAATGcaggaaaggaaaggaatataaattttttgaagCTATTGCCTTTTGGTGTCGTTATAGGATTTGAATTTCCATTATTTTCCCTCCAATTCTGTTAGGAACGGAATTGAGAATTTTGTGATGATTCAGTCTGTTTACGTCATATTCAGCTTTGCTCAAACTTGTGCAATTTGATATTCGGCTTagataaaaatgttttttttcccCGGAATGATcgttgattttaattttgaactAAAATTTGAATGtgtttttcaatttaatatggTTTTGAtgtttgtatgattttttttttttttttttagtatggTTTTGATTTCAGTATGGTTGACCAGTTGCGAGAATATTTCCTGTGATTACTCGAACCCCAATTTGTCAAAAGATTCCAGATTTTGTTTTCTCCCTTTTCAGAACACGGACTGGAGTTTAATGTTGTTTATTGCATTGTTGAATTTCGTTGTGGGTTGTTTGATCACATTGTTCTACCGTGATTATCTTCAGGATAGCATAATCTGTTTGTCTTTTTAACAGGACGGCCTAAACGGCTATTTGTGTTTGTGAACCCATTTGGTGGTAAAAATTCTGCCTCCAAGATTTTTGTCGATCATGTGAAACTTCTTTTGGAAGATGCTGATATCCAAATTACGTTGCAAGGTTTGGAAGACTCATTAAACTGTGTACATTGATCATTAATCCGTACTTTAggatttttcctcattttttttttttgggtttcccCCAATTTAATCTTTCAGAAACTCAATATCAGCTTCATGCAAAAGAAGTTGCTAATTCACTTGATCTTTCCAAGTATGACGGGATTGTTTGTGTTAGCGGGGATGGAATCTTGGTTGAGGTAGGTTGACTTTGCTTAGTTCCTATGAGAATGTATTATATTTTCTACTTGCGACAATGATAAATGCATTGAATGCCATTAATTGGCTGTGGAAGCTATCCCTAAAAAGAATGACTTATGATGGCCGCCAGTTCTTTTTCCAAAGGTATTTTTAAGATCTAGCTATAAGAAAGGCTGAACAGCTAGTCCGTGACTTCATCTGAACACTTACATTTTAAACAGACATTGCATCTTCGTTATTTAAGGCATGTTAACGTCTTCCGTTCTTGGAATATATCAATAGTACAGTCAGGACCACAATCTataatttcacaaaattgattgttataattctttttgttttgtcttttaacTATGATTATAAGTTATTCATGATTATAAGTTATTCTACTATAACTACACGCATTCAAAGAGTTTGTTATATTAAGGACTCTCATTTTACTAGGTTCTGGTATTCCTGCCATTGAAGTTCTGGTATTAAGGATTGTGTTCATGGATTGAAGTCATGGTTCATTATCCCACCTTGAAATTCTTCTACACATAGCGATAAGTCCTATGTATTTTTTCTCCTTGACAGTTAGGCAGATAAATTAATAGACTATTTGTAAGGAACCATGTAGTTTTTTACTGTTGGATACTGTTGGGGTTTGACCTGTTAAATTTTTGGTTATGTCCACAAGCCTAAAGGCATGTCATAATGTGATGCTGCTATTGTCAGATTGTTTTTCAATATCACATTGTCTATATattgactaatcattttggCTTCAATGAAAGCTGTGGCATTTGTGGCGTAAATGCATTATTTATAAAGGCCCCTGTAACTTACAAGAATCGTGTTTACTTTCTACCACTTCTTTGCAACTTAATTCTCTAATTGTCCAACTTGGCATCTTTTTTTACCTCCATTCCTTTTCTTGCTCTCACAAGCATTGGACTATTTAGTAGGTAGTGAATGGGCTGCTCGGAAGAGAGGATTGGGATGCTGCAATAAAGATGCCTATCGGAGTAGTTCCTGCAGGTTTGTTCTATCTTTTtatgttattgttatttttagCTGGCATTGTTTTTCGTAATGATATTTGGACTATGGTAGACAAGCATGAGTAGATGAAGTTATCATCTGATGAATAGtataatattttcatttaagGTTCTTTGTCGTCCTTTTTCTCCCCTCCTTTCCTCTTTTGGGTTAAGTTTTAATGACACTCACATATCAGTAGGTATTCTGATAATGTACAATCTCGATAATCTATTTGTGGGAAAAGTCTGACACACACTCCTTCACTGGTAGGACTCAACTAGTTGTGGATTCTGTTGGGACCTCAAGTTATAGCTGTGTTGTTTGAATCTGAGGCTCTCTGACCAAGGAGGCCAAATTGGCCTTTCTATTCTGTTAGAGATAGTTCACCTGTAGACCAGTGGATAAGTTATTTAATTGATAGCTtctaatgctattttttttttaataatatactGGGACTGATTTATACAGTAAATTCTTATAGTCCTCCCCTGCCACGGCCCACGGACCTTATACTTACAAAAATCTGGACTCATCAAGATTTTCATGTTTTAGTGAGAATGGACCATTTTAGACTTTTTagtctttcttcaaattttcttgTCCAAATAAGAAGCTGAGAATTTCTAAGTCGTTCTGTAATTTGGACATTCATTATTTATGCAATACTTTGAAGGGTAATATTATGTGGTGATTAGCTAAATTATGAATGAGCAGGAACAGTGGATAGTTGCATATTTATCATCATCTTCCACCAGGTTAACGGAGAGTTGCatatttatcattattttcCACCAAGTTTTCCTCCAACTGCATTCTCATTGTTGTTGAAGGTGAAGGAGGGCCTGGTGGTTGTTTGTTTGATATATTGAATATTATCAATGACTCCATTTAGTTTTGATATTTGACAAATGTTTTTGCTTGCAGGTACAGGAAATGGCATGGCAAAATCCCTTCTGGATTCAGTTGGTTATCCTTGTACCGCACCTAATGCTGTTCTTGCCATCATCCGAGGTTATAATTGGTCTCTGTCAGTATTTTAATTTGTGTTTCCTTTTGTCGTTGTTCTCATTGTGTTAAAGAATTTTATGCCGTTTGCTTTAATTATTTACAGGCCACAAGTGCTCACTGGATATAGCTACCATTATGCAAGGAGAAACCAAATTTTTTAGTGTATTGATGCTCGCATGGGGTATGGGGAAATACCTACCTTAGTATATTTTAAGTGGAGGTTTATATGATCTTTCTAAAATATGCTCTGGGTTTTACTTGCATAACGTCTGGATTTGACTAAGGCTACTACCTGTAATATTTCCATATTTTCTCTTagaaaatgttattttatttcaggTCTGGTGGCAGATATTGACATTGAATCTGAAAAGTATAGGTGGATGGGAAGTGCTCGTTTAGATTTCTATGTATGTTTTTTTTAGTGATGTCTCATTTATCATTTTATGGTTATATTCTACTGCAGGTTTGTTTGCGTGTTTGTGTGTATTTCTATATGACTTATAACCCCATTATTTCTTTAGTCACTGTACTTAATCTAGTTTTGTAAGCTAAAGTTACAAGTAGATTGAACAGAATAAAAATTTGGTTGAATTAGTTAGATTATAGTTTTTAAGAACCTGATAGTATCTGCAAAGAGTCATCGTTATGTTTATCATAAAGCCATTTCTAGAGTTTCTACCATGGTGATAGTTTTTATAGGAGAGCAGTACTTATAAAGGCTGTGAGGATGTAAATTGGCTTGTGtcattataattatttatgCCGAGCAGATTtggaaatattatatatatatatatataataagtatatatatatatataattctaaagGTAATTCCTTGCTGAATGCAGATGAGAAATTATAGCTGTGTGGACACATTTGAATGGCCGTAGATAAGCTAGAGCTTCATTCTAATAGGAAAACTAggaaaatgaacaaaatttacttttattatacacacatatttcagttttttctCATGGATATTTTACTTTGTTGTTATTAATCCCCCTTTCTCTTAAAACACGGGAATATAATGTAAGAATGCAAAATGTAAGCATCATTGGTGGAGATGGAATTTGTATCATCTAAGTTGATAAATTACCTGTTATTGCAAAAGCCTAATTAGATAAGAAtgatgaattttaaattacttaatcAAATATCCTAATACCTCCCCTCATGTCAGGCTTACACTTCAATGAGTAGAACCCAATATGTGGAATATTAGGTTAAGTGAGGTCAATATTTGAATTCAGAATTACATGTTTTAATAACATGATAAATTATTTGTAATACCAAAAGCTTAGGGTGATAGGAGATAATGAATTTTAATCACGTGATTAGATATTCTAGTGCCATCAGCGGTGTAGTCAGAATATGCATGTAGTAAACAGTGTCTTGCAGCCAGCTAATTGAGTAAGATGTGATAACAATGCTGATTCTATGTAAAGATGGCTTGGTTGGATTATTGCTCTCTTGTTTTAATAGTAGTCAGCATCAAGGCCCTAATGCtaattgtttcttttatttaggCTCTTCAACGAATTTTACATTTGAGGCAATACAATGGACGCATTTCTTTTGTGCCTGCACCTGGCTTTGAAGCTAACGGAGAGGCAACCCATTACCAGGGCAAATCTACTGGCAAACAAACTAGCTGCAGTCCAAGTGAAGAGGAGCCTGTTAAGGTTCGACATTATGGTTACCAAGGACCTAATATTGACTTGGGGAATTTAGATTGGAGAACTATTAATGGACCATTTGTCTCAATTTGGCTTCATAATGTACCTTGGGGGACTGAAGACACCATGGCAGCCCCTGATGCCAAGGTAAAGTCATATGATTACtgaatttatttgtttgtttttttcagCCATTTTAGTTTTGCTATATTGCAAgatatactctctctctctctctctctctctctccattgaCTGTGTGACCTGGAcctgcatgcatatatatacatggtaGTATGGTACAGGTATAGGAGGATGAACCGTTGATAATTTCAAGCCTAGTTTGCCCTTGCAACTTGATACAAaaacaattgaattttttttttttttttttcaatattcaaTTATGTGATTCTTACTACTGTTACCAAGTGAAAATTAGtttaatagaaaagaaaatgaataatttcaGCAGTTGAATATTTCATGTGTGTCCAAAACCAAATCCGTGAATTACTGAAGTGGCCATATGGAGATTAGTGTGGAATgccctttgtttttttggaagACTTTACGTGAAGCCTATCTAGAAAAGATCAGGAAAATGACATTTTTGAGTTCTCTTTTGCCTGTTGATTTGCAGTTCTCAGATGGTTATCTGGACTTGATCCTTATTAGGGATTGCCCACAGTTATCCTTGCTATCACTGATGTCGGAATTGAACCATGGAAATCATGTCAAATCACCATATGTCATGTACCTCAAGGTAAGTAATAAGAAGACATTTAGTCTGGTtttcattatcttttcttttttgaccgTTGAGCAGCTGTTATACGATGTCAAAGAAATCTTCATTATTTGCAAAACTTGCCGAGAGAGGATGTTTTtgatgatatatatgtatatatatatatatatatatatatatatagaaagtatTTTTGTCTTCTGTTAACTATTCCTTGTGTATCTGGCAACAACT
This DNA window, taken from Alnus glutinosa chromosome 5, dhAlnGlut1.1, whole genome shotgun sequence, encodes the following:
- the LOC133868683 gene encoding sphingosine kinase 2 isoform X2, which encodes MPIGVVPAGTGNGMAKSLLDSVGYPCTAPNAVLAIIRGHKCSLDIATIMQGETKFFSVLMLAWGLVADIDIESEKYRWMGSARLDFYALQRILHLRQYNGRISFVPAPGFEANGEATHYQGKSTGKQTSCSPSEEEPVKVRHYGYQGPNIDLGNLDWRTINGPFVSIWLHNVPWGTEDTMAAPDAKFSDGYLDLILIRDCPQLSLLSLMSELNHGNHVKSPYVMYLKVKAFILEPGPQTEDPTKEGIIDSDGEVLARGKGTYKCDQKAPMAYDKLQITVDQGLATLFSPI
- the LOC133868683 gene encoding sphingosine kinase 1 isoform X1; translation: MDQPENLPPIVSERVLVNGNITLLTLTSDGRLRWTERGQRSLTVEKDVLGFATEGPKIRIRAVVEGGDRLCFFWSSAAPVRKDFVFQPLSEDSLTLWCQKLREFIDSLGRPKRLFVFVNPFGGKNSASKIFVDHVKLLLEDADIQITLQETQYQLHAKEVANSLDLSKYDGIVCVSGDGILVEVVNGLLGREDWDAAIKMPIGVVPAGTGNGMAKSLLDSVGYPCTAPNAVLAIIRGHKCSLDIATIMQGETKFFSVLMLAWGLVADIDIESEKYRWMGSARLDFYALQRILHLRQYNGRISFVPAPGFEANGEATHYQGKSTGKQTSCSPSEEEPVKVRHYGYQGPNIDLGNLDWRTINGPFVSIWLHNVPWGTEDTMAAPDAKFSDGYLDLILIRDCPQLSLLSLMSELNHGNHVKSPYVMYLKVKAFILEPGPQTEDPTKEGIIDSDGEVLARGKGTYKCDQKAPMAYDKLQITVDQGLATLFSPI